AAAGCGGCCCGCCGCTCAATCGGGCAGCGGGCGCAGGACGCGGGCCAGCGTCAGCACGTCCACTGACGCCGCCCCGGCCTTCGCCAGCGTCCGCGCGCAGGCGGCCACCGTCGCCCCGGTGGTCAGCACGTCGTCGACCAGCAGCACCCGCTTGCCGGCCAGGCCGGCCCGCCGGCGGGGATGGACGGCGAAGGCCCCTTGGAGGTTCTCCTTGCGCTGCCGGGGATTCAGATGGCCTTGCGACGCCGTGCGGCGCTTGCGCACCAGCAGGTCGGGAACCACCGGCAGGCCGCTCAGCCGCCCCAACTCCC
The genomic region above belongs to Magnetospirillum sp. WYHS-4 and contains:
- a CDS encoding ComF family protein, coding for SRARAAVAYGETSRKLLLAFKHGDRTDSAPALGQWLQRAGGDLLPQVDLIAPVPLHWTRLFLRRYNQAALLARELGRLSGLPVVPDLLVRKRRTASQGHLNPRQRKENLQGAFAVHPRRRAGLAGKRVLLVDDVLTTGATVAACARTLAKAGAASVDVLTLARVLRPLPD